A genome region from Streptomyces pratensis includes the following:
- the cysD gene encoding sulfate adenylyltransferase subunit CysD, producing MSTVATVPEGTVNPYALSHLDSLESEAVHIFREVAGEFERPVILFSGGKDSILMLHLALKAFAPAPVPFTLLHVDTGHNFPEVLEYRDRTVEKHGLRLHVASVQEYIDAGKLRERPDGTRNPLQTVPLTEAIQQHRFDAVFGGGRRDEEKARAKERVFSLRDEFSQWDPRRQRPELWQLYNGRHAPGEHVRVFPISNWTELDVWQYIEREGIELPGIYFAHEREVFSRSGMWLTAGDWGGPKDHEKVETRQVRYRTVGDMSCTGAVDSDATTLDAVITEIAASRLTERGATRADDKMSEAAMEDRKREGYF from the coding sequence GTGAGCACCGTCGCCACCGTGCCGGAAGGCACCGTCAACCCGTACGCGCTGAGCCACCTGGACTCCCTGGAGTCGGAGGCGGTGCACATCTTCCGTGAGGTGGCGGGGGAGTTCGAGCGGCCGGTGATCCTCTTCTCCGGCGGCAAGGACTCGATCCTGATGCTGCACCTCGCGCTGAAGGCGTTCGCCCCGGCGCCCGTTCCCTTCACGCTGCTGCACGTGGACACCGGGCACAACTTCCCCGAGGTCCTCGAGTACCGCGACCGCACCGTCGAGAAGCACGGGCTGCGCCTGCACGTCGCGTCCGTCCAGGAGTACATCGACGCGGGCAAGCTCCGTGAGCGGCCCGACGGTACCCGCAACCCCCTGCAGACGGTCCCGCTCACCGAGGCCATCCAGCAGCACCGCTTCGACGCCGTGTTCGGCGGCGGACGGCGCGACGAGGAGAAGGCCCGGGCCAAGGAGCGCGTCTTCTCCCTCCGAGACGAGTTCTCCCAGTGGGACCCGCGCCGCCAGCGCCCCGAGCTGTGGCAGCTCTACAACGGCCGCCACGCCCCGGGCGAGCACGTCCGCGTCTTCCCCATCTCCAACTGGACCGAGCTCGACGTCTGGCAGTACATCGAGCGGGAGGGCATCGAGCTCCCCGGCATCTACTTCGCCCACGAGCGCGAGGTCTTCAGCCGCTCCGGCATGTGGCTGACCGCCGGCGACTGGGGCGGGCCCAAGGACCACGAGAAGGTGGAGACCCGCCAGGTGCGCTACCGCACCGTCGGCGACATGTCCTGCACCGGCGCCGTCGACTCGGACGCCACCACCCTGGACGCGGTGATCACCGAGATCGCCGCCTCCCGTCTCACCGAGCGGGGCGCGACCCGCGCCGACGACAAGATGTCCGAGGCCGCGATGGAAGACCGTAAGCGCGAGGGGTACTTCTAA
- the cysC gene encoding adenylyl-sulfate kinase: MSVTETGATVWLTGLPSAGKTTIAYELAGRLRGDGHRVEVLDGDEIREFLSAGLGFSREDRHTNVQRIGFVAELLAANGVKALVPVIAPYADSRDAVRKRHQQEGTAYLEVHVATPVEVCSERDVKGLYAKQAAGEISGLTGVDDPYEAPESPDLRIESHQQTVQESAAALRALLTERGLA, translated from the coding sequence ATGAGCGTGACGGAGACGGGAGCCACCGTCTGGCTCACCGGTCTGCCGAGCGCCGGCAAGACCACCATCGCGTACGAACTGGCGGGCCGGCTGCGCGGCGACGGGCACCGGGTCGAGGTGCTCGACGGTGACGAGATCCGGGAGTTCCTCTCCGCGGGCCTCGGCTTCTCCCGCGAGGACCGGCACACCAACGTCCAGCGGATCGGCTTCGTCGCCGAACTGCTGGCCGCCAACGGCGTGAAGGCCCTCGTCCCTGTCATCGCGCCGTACGCCGACAGCCGTGACGCGGTGCGCAAGCGCCATCAGCAGGAGGGCACCGCGTATCTGGAGGTGCACGTCGCGACCCCGGTCGAGGTGTGCTCGGAGCGCGATGTGAAGGGGCTGTACGCCAAGCAGGCGGCGGGCGAGATCAGTGGTCTCACCGGGGTCGACGACCCCTACGAGGCCCCCGAGTCGCCGGATCTGCGGATCGAGTCGCACCAGCAGACCGTGCAGGAGTCCGCAGCGGCGCTTCGTGCGCTGCTCACCGAGAGGGGCCTGGCGTGA
- a CDS encoding phosphoadenylyl-sulfate reductase, with protein MTDTLQAAGLTDEALRDLAGRAGRELEDSSASDILKWAADTFGERFCVTSSMEDAVVAHLASRVFPGVDVVFLDTGYHFEETIGTRDAVGAVMDVNLITLTPRQSVAEQDAEYGPGLHDRDPDLCCALRKVKPLEEGLTAYAAWATGLRRDESPTRANTPVVGWDEKRRKVKVSPIARWTQEDVDAYVAEHGVLTNPLLMDGYASVGCAPCTRRVLEGEDARAGRWAGRGKTECGLHG; from the coding sequence ATGACGGACACTCTGCAAGCGGCCGGGCTCACCGACGAGGCCCTGAGGGATCTGGCCGGCCGAGCGGGCCGCGAGCTGGAGGACTCCTCCGCGAGCGACATCCTGAAGTGGGCGGCCGACACCTTCGGCGAGCGCTTCTGCGTCACCTCCTCCATGGAGGACGCGGTCGTCGCGCACCTGGCCTCCCGGGTCTTCCCCGGCGTGGACGTGGTCTTCCTGGACACCGGTTACCACTTCGAGGAGACCATCGGCACGCGGGACGCCGTCGGCGCCGTGATGGACGTCAACCTCATCACGCTGACACCGCGCCAGTCGGTGGCCGAGCAGGACGCGGAGTACGGGCCCGGGCTGCACGACCGCGACCCCGATCTGTGCTGCGCACTGCGCAAGGTGAAGCCGCTGGAGGAGGGGCTGACGGCGTACGCCGCCTGGGCGACCGGGCTGCGTCGCGACGAGTCCCCCACGCGGGCCAACACCCCGGTCGTGGGGTGGGACGAGAAGCGCCGCAAGGTCAAGGTCTCGCCCATCGCCCGCTGGACCCAGGAGGACGTGGACGCGTACGTCGCCGAACACGGCGTACTGACCAACCCGCTGCTGATGGACGGCTACGCCTCCGTCGGCTGCGCGCCCTGCACCCGGAGGGTGCTGGAGGGCGAGGACGCACGGGCCGGCCGCTGGGCCGGGCGCGGCAAGACCGAATGCGGGCTGCACGGCTGA
- a CDS encoding IS1 family transposase: MSERAAPFHCPYCGDEDLRPHEAGHGAWECASCNRAFQLKFLGLLAQGLQRNDVEGDGT; the protein is encoded by the coding sequence ATGAGCGAGCGAGCCGCGCCGTTCCACTGCCCGTACTGCGGCGACGAGGACCTGCGCCCGCACGAGGCCGGCCACGGCGCCTGGGAATGTGCTTCCTGCAACCGCGCGTTCCAGCTGAAGTTCCTGGGCCTGCTGGCCCAGGGGCTCCAGCGCAACGACGTTGAAGGGGACGGGACATGA
- a CDS encoding nitrite/sulfite reductase, giving the protein MAAIPEKPATATPRRKAGRHRGEGQWAMGHFTPLNGNEQFKKDDDSLNVRTRIETIYSKRGFDSIDPNDLRGRMRWWGLYTQRRAGIDGGKTAVLEPEELDDRYFMLRVRIDGGRLTTAQLRVIGEISQEYARGTADITDRQNVQLHWIRIEDVPAIWEKLEAVGLSTTEACGDCPRVIIGSPVAGIAADEIIDGTPAVDEIHERYIGSKEFSNLPRKFKTAISGSPVQDVVHEINDIAFVGVDHPEHGPGFDLWVGGGLSTNPRFAERLGAWVPLDEVPDVWAGVVGIFRDYGYRRLRTRARLKFLMADWGPEKFRQILEDEYLKRPMLDGPPPAQPSSRWRDHIGVHAQQDGRFYVGFAPRVGRVDGSTLAKIADLAEAHGSGRVRTTVEQKMLILDVEQDQVESLTAGLEALDFQVHASPFRRGTMACTGIEFCKLAIVETKARGAALIDELERRLPDFEEPLSININGCPNACARIQTADIGLKGQLMLDGDGNQVEGYQVHLGGALGLEAGFGRKVRGLKVTSAELPDYVERVLGKFQEEREDGERFATWAARASAESLS; this is encoded by the coding sequence ATGGCCGCCATCCCCGAGAAGCCTGCTACCGCCACGCCCCGCCGCAAGGCCGGACGTCACCGTGGTGAAGGTCAGTGGGCCATGGGTCACTTCACCCCGCTGAACGGGAACGAGCAGTTCAAGAAGGACGACGACAGTCTCAACGTGCGGACACGCATTGAGACGATCTACTCGAAGCGCGGATTCGACTCCATCGACCCGAACGACCTTCGTGGACGTATGCGCTGGTGGGGCCTGTACACCCAGCGCCGCGCGGGCATCGACGGCGGCAAGACCGCCGTGCTGGAGCCGGAGGAGCTGGACGACCGCTACTTCATGCTGCGGGTGCGCATCGACGGCGGAAGGCTGACCACCGCGCAGCTGCGCGTCATCGGCGAGATCTCCCAGGAGTACGCGCGCGGCACCGCCGACATCACCGACCGGCAGAACGTCCAGCTGCACTGGATCCGCATCGAGGACGTCCCGGCGATCTGGGAGAAGCTCGAGGCCGTCGGGCTCTCGACGACCGAGGCCTGCGGTGACTGCCCCCGCGTGATCATCGGTTCGCCCGTGGCGGGTATCGCCGCCGACGAGATCATCGACGGCACGCCCGCGGTCGACGAGATCCACGAGCGGTACATCGGCAGCAAGGAATTCTCGAACCTGCCCCGCAAGTTCAAGACCGCGATCTCCGGTTCGCCGGTCCAGGACGTGGTGCACGAGATCAACGACATCGCGTTCGTGGGCGTCGACCACCCCGAGCACGGTCCCGGCTTCGACCTGTGGGTCGGCGGCGGGCTCTCCACCAACCCGCGGTTCGCCGAGCGTCTCGGCGCCTGGGTGCCGCTGGACGAGGTCCCCGACGTCTGGGCGGGTGTCGTCGGGATCTTCCGCGACTACGGCTACCGCAGGCTGCGTACGCGCGCACGCCTGAAGTTCCTGATGGCCGACTGGGGTCCGGAGAAGTTCCGCCAGATCCTCGAGGACGAGTACCTCAAGCGCCCGATGCTGGACGGACCGCCCCCGGCCCAGCCCTCCTCCCGCTGGCGCGACCACATCGGTGTGCACGCCCAGCAGGACGGCCGCTTCTACGTGGGCTTCGCCCCGCGCGTCGGCAGGGTGGACGGCTCCACCCTGGCCAAGATCGCCGATCTGGCCGAGGCACACGGCTCGGGCCGGGTGCGCACCACCGTCGAGCAGAAGATGCTGATCCTGGACGTCGAGCAGGACCAGGTCGAGTCCCTGACCGCCGGGCTGGAGGCACTGGACTTCCAGGTGCACGCCTCCCCGTTCCGGCGGGGCACCATGGCCTGCACCGGCATCGAGTTCTGCAAGCTGGCGATCGTCGAGACGAAGGCGCGCGGCGCCGCGCTCATCGACGAACTGGAGCGTCGCCTGCCGGACTTCGAGGAGCCGCTCTCCATCAACATCAACGGCTGCCCCAACGCCTGCGCCCGCATCCAGACCGCGGACATCGGCCTCAAGGGCCAGCTCATGCTGGACGGCGACGGCAACCAGGTCGAGGGCTACCAGGTGCACCTCGGCGGCGCGCTGGGCCTGGAGGCCGGTTTCGGCCGCAAGGTCCGGGGACTGAAGGTCACCTCGGCCGAACTCCCGGACTACGTCGAGCGGGTGCTCGGGAAGTTCCAGGAGGAGCGCGAGGACGGCGAGCGCTTCGCGACCTGGGCCGCCCGCGCCAGTGCGGAGTCGCTGTCATGA
- a CDS encoding putative leader peptide — protein sequence MSGTGIALVSRRHVDLGRMSSAICPVR from the coding sequence ATGTCTGGAACTGGAATTGCCTTGGTGAGTCGGCGGCACGTCGACCTCGGCCGCATGTCCAGCGCCATCTGTCCGGTCCGCTGA
- a CDS encoding GNAT family N-acetyltransferase, producing the protein MSNTTHASAPLSDVTVWYLEQTSPADLSPAAAPEGPVTVVRSGTPLPEFSRFLYTAVGGDVRWTDRLGLTYAQWQEILERPGGETWVAYENGTPAGFIELDAQEDGAVEIAYFGLIPAFRGRRIGGHLLSYGVARAWDLAERHPGRKPTERVWVHTCSDDGPHAMDNYLRRGFRLFDTRIEREPEAANPGPWPGAHA; encoded by the coding sequence ATGAGCAACACCACGCATGCCTCCGCTCCTCTCTCCGACGTGACCGTCTGGTACCTGGAGCAGACGTCGCCCGCCGACCTGAGCCCCGCCGCGGCCCCCGAGGGCCCGGTGACGGTCGTACGGTCCGGGACCCCGCTGCCGGAGTTCAGCCGGTTCCTCTACACGGCGGTCGGCGGGGACGTCCGGTGGACCGACCGGCTGGGCCTCACCTACGCGCAGTGGCAGGAGATCCTGGAGCGTCCGGGGGGCGAGACCTGGGTGGCATACGAGAACGGGACCCCGGCGGGGTTCATCGAGCTCGACGCCCAGGAGGACGGGGCGGTCGAGATCGCGTACTTCGGTCTGATCCCGGCATTCCGGGGCCGCCGGATCGGCGGCCACCTGCTGTCGTACGGCGTGGCCCGCGCCTGGGACCTGGCCGAGCGCCACCCGGGGCGGAAGCCGACCGAGCGGGTGTGGGTACACACCTGCTCCGACGACGGCCCGCACGCGATGGACAACTACCTGCGGCGGGGCTTCCGGCTGTTCGACACCAGGATCGAGCGGGAGCCCGAGGCCGCGAACCCCGGTCCCTGGCCCGGCGCACACGCCTGA
- a CDS encoding GAF domain-containing protein, with the protein MDSRPVAPARPEVASYPAATERLVHRAREARLTGGRTGAVPRAEIDASWDRVLRSGIDPEQSPESRLLETDEIEHRRRGTALGEVMPVLREGLASIADAAKQIMVVTDTEGRVLWRQGNSAVMRRAKDICLEEGAAWAESATGTNAIGTALAARTPIQVHSAEHFIRALHGWTCAAAPLRDPRDGRLMGIVDISGPASTFHPTTLALVGSVAALAESELRSRHLVAIERLRSVAAPLLCRLGGRALVVDTHGWLAAVSGMPPVDRLPLPKSLEPGTVWLASLGMCRVEPLPGGWLVQVAEGAQERSPRRVVLDLSRERGLAVHVAGPVDSWTRRLSPRHAELLYALALHREGRTAAELAEDVFGDATRTVTVRAEISRMRRHLAEVLTHRPYGFREGVEVEVVHPDVPADLLPRSTAPVVLRARTPTGKV; encoded by the coding sequence ATGGATTCACGGCCTGTCGCGCCGGCGCGGCCCGAAGTCGCCTCGTACCCCGCGGCGACCGAGCGCCTGGTCCACCGCGCACGGGAGGCGCGGCTGACGGGCGGGCGTACGGGGGCGGTCCCGCGTGCCGAGATCGACGCGTCCTGGGACCGTGTGCTGCGCAGCGGGATCGATCCCGAGCAGTCACCGGAGAGCAGGCTGCTGGAAACGGACGAGATCGAACACCGGCGCAGAGGCACCGCGCTCGGCGAGGTCATGCCGGTGCTGCGGGAAGGGCTCGCCTCGATAGCGGACGCGGCGAAGCAGATCATGGTCGTCACCGACACCGAGGGGCGTGTCCTGTGGCGCCAGGGCAATTCCGCGGTGATGCGGCGGGCGAAGGACATCTGCCTGGAGGAGGGTGCCGCCTGGGCCGAGTCGGCGACGGGGACGAACGCGATCGGTACCGCGCTCGCCGCGCGCACCCCGATCCAGGTCCACTCCGCGGAGCACTTCATCCGTGCCCTGCACGGCTGGACCTGTGCGGCGGCGCCCTTGCGCGACCCCCGGGACGGCCGGCTGATGGGCATCGTCGACATCAGCGGGCCCGCCTCCACCTTCCACCCGACGACGCTGGCCCTGGTCGGCTCGGTGGCGGCGCTGGCGGAGAGCGAGCTGCGCAGCCGGCACCTGGTGGCGATCGAGCGGCTGCGCTCGGTGGCCGCCCCGCTCCTGTGCAGGCTGGGCGGCCGCGCGCTGGTGGTGGACACCCATGGCTGGCTGGCCGCCGTCAGCGGCATGCCACCGGTGGACAGGCTGCCGCTGCCGAAGTCCCTGGAGCCGGGCACGGTGTGGCTGGCCTCGCTCGGGATGTGCCGGGTGGAACCGCTGCCCGGCGGCTGGCTGGTGCAGGTCGCGGAGGGCGCGCAGGAACGCTCGCCGCGCCGCGTGGTGCTCGACCTGAGCCGGGAGCGGGGGCTCGCGGTCCATGTGGCGGGCCCGGTGGACAGCTGGACCCGCCGGCTGTCGCCCCGCCACGCGGAGCTGCTCTACGCGCTGGCCCTGCACCGGGAGGGACGTACGGCGGCGGAGCTGGCGGAGGACGTCTTCGGTGACGCGACCAGGACCGTGACGGTGCGGGCCGAGATATCCCGGATGCGCCGCCATCTCGCGGAGGTGCTGACGCACCGGCCGTACGGCTTCCGCGAGGGGGTCGAGGTGGAGGTGGTCCACCCGGACGTGCCGGCCGACCTGCTGCCCCGCTCGACAGCTCCGGTGGTGCTCAGGGCACGGACGCCCACGGGGAAGGTCTGA
- a CDS encoding acyl-CoA dehydrogenase family protein produces MAPSTHTVTNQVPPLVGYDVFAGDRALTEAVERHLEPGILDEAREELGGLGRSAGSFQAQEWGAQANENPPKLRTHDRYGHRVDEVDFHPAWHRLLGHAVTAGLTDAWGRPGGHVRRAAGFLVWTQAEAGHGCPLSMTHAAVPALRTDPALAAEWEPLLTSHVYEEGLRPASQKAGVLFGMGMTEKQGGTDVRSNTTRAEPLAGEGEYLLTGHKWFCSAPMSDGFLVLAQAPGGLSCFLVPRVLPDGARNAFAIQRLKDKLGNRSNASGEVEFDGTWARRVGEEGRGVRTIIEMVAATRLDCVVGSAALMRQAVAQAIHHSAYRSAFGGLLIDKPLMRNVLADLALESEAATTLALRLAAAYDADTEQERAFLRIAVPTAKYWVTKRCTAVVGEALECLGGNGYVEESGMPRLLREAPLNSIWEGSGNVQALDVLRALQREPGALDAFLQEVGKARGADHRLDAAIKDLLTELADLDAVEARARRLVERMALVLQGSLLLRWAPPEVADAFCASRLGGDWGSAFGTLPHSLDLATVVERARAQEG; encoded by the coding sequence ATGGCACCTAGCACCCACACAGTGACCAACCAGGTTCCGCCGCTGGTCGGATATGACGTCTTCGCCGGCGACCGGGCTCTGACGGAGGCCGTCGAGCGGCACCTCGAGCCCGGAATCCTCGACGAGGCACGGGAGGAGCTCGGCGGGCTGGGCCGGTCCGCCGGCTCCTTCCAGGCCCAGGAGTGGGGCGCGCAGGCGAACGAGAACCCGCCGAAGCTGCGTACGCACGACCGTTACGGGCACCGCGTCGACGAGGTGGACTTCCACCCGGCCTGGCACCGGCTGCTCGGGCACGCGGTCACGGCCGGGCTGACGGACGCCTGGGGCCGGCCCGGCGGCCACGTCCGGCGCGCGGCCGGGTTCCTGGTGTGGACACAGGCCGAGGCCGGCCATGGATGCCCGCTGTCGATGACGCACGCGGCGGTCCCCGCGCTGCGGACGGATCCGGCGCTGGCCGCGGAGTGGGAGCCGCTGCTGACCTCCCACGTGTACGAGGAGGGACTGCGGCCCGCGTCGCAGAAGGCCGGTGTGCTCTTCGGGATGGGCATGACGGAGAAGCAGGGCGGCACCGACGTGCGGTCCAACACCACCCGCGCCGAGCCGCTGGCCGGCGAGGGGGAGTATCTGCTCACCGGACACAAGTGGTTCTGTTCGGCTCCCATGTCGGACGGCTTCCTGGTGCTGGCGCAGGCACCGGGCGGGCTGAGCTGCTTCCTCGTCCCTCGCGTCCTGCCGGACGGCGCCCGCAACGCCTTCGCGATCCAGCGGCTCAAGGACAAGCTGGGCAACAGGTCCAACGCCTCCGGCGAGGTCGAGTTCGACGGGACGTGGGCCCGCCGGGTCGGTGAGGAGGGGCGCGGGGTGCGCACCATCATCGAGATGGTGGCCGCGACCCGGCTGGACTGCGTGGTCGGTTCGGCGGCGCTGATGCGCCAGGCGGTGGCGCAGGCGATCCACCACAGCGCCTACCGCAGCGCGTTCGGCGGACTGCTGATCGACAAGCCGCTGATGCGGAACGTACTCGCCGACCTGGCCCTGGAGTCGGAGGCCGCGACGACGCTCGCTCTGCGGCTGGCCGCCGCGTACGACGCGGACACCGAGCAGGAGCGGGCCTTCCTGCGGATCGCGGTGCCGACCGCCAAGTACTGGGTGACGAAGCGGTGCACCGCGGTGGTCGGGGAGGCCCTGGAGTGCCTCGGCGGCAACGGTTACGTCGAGGAGTCCGGAATGCCCCGGCTGCTCCGCGAGGCCCCGCTCAACTCGATCTGGGAGGGCTCGGGCAACGTACAGGCGCTCGATGTGCTGCGTGCGCTGCAACGTGAGCCGGGGGCGCTCGACGCGTTCCTCCAGGAGGTCGGGAAGGCGCGCGGCGCGGACCACCGGCTCGACGCGGCGATCAAGGACCTGTTGACGGAGCTGGCGGATCTCGACGCGGTCGAGGCGCGCGCCAGGCGGCTGGTGGAGCGGATGGCACTGGTGCTGCAGGGCTCGCTCCTGCTGCGCTGGGCTCCGCCGGAGGTGGCGGACGCGTTCTGCGCGTCACGGCTGGGCGGGGACTGGGGATCGGCCTTCGGGACGCTGCCGCACAGTCTGGATCTGGCCACGGTCGTGGAGCGGGCGCGGGCCCAGGAGGGCTAG